AGCAGGTCGGCCTCTTCGTAGTAATGCCCGATGTCGTCGCCTTTGGGGGCGCCGTCGGCCTGGAGTTCCCTGATGCTGTCGTCGGCCTTGATGTGCTTGGCTTTGCGTCGCTTGGCCATTTGATCTCCCGCGCCCCGCCGGGGCGCTCGTGGCTCTTTAGGGGGTCAGGTAGCTGCGGGCCAACTCGATGTAGCCCTGGGCGTGTTGACGCTGCCCCTCGATCTCTTCCGGGGACAGCTTGCGCACGACCTTGCCGGGGACGCCCATCACCATCGAGCCGGCGGGGATCTTCTTGCGCGGCGGGATCAGACTCCCGGCGGCGATCAGGCAGCCCGCGCCGATCTCGGCGTGGTCGAGGATGATCGCTCCCATGCCGATCAGGCTGCCGTCGCCGACGCGGCAGGCGTGCAGTACGGCGCGGTGACCGATGGTCACGTCGCGGCCGATGATCGTCGCAGCGTCCTTGTCGACGTGGACGACGGTCAGGTCCTGGACGTTGGAGTTGGCTCCGATGACGATGGGCGCCAGGTCGGCGCGCAGAACGCAGCCGTGCCAGACGCTGACCTCGGGACCCAGCTCGACGTCGCCGATGATGTCGGCCGACGGGGCCACGTAGAGGCAGCCCTGGTCGAGGGGACTGTTGCCGTTATGCTGATAGAAGGGCATCGTTTCTCCCTTGGTCGAGGGGGGCGATTGTACTAACCGGCGCGGCGCAGTGTCAACCGGACCGCGACCACTCAGCCGCCGCCGGTTCCGCCGCCCCGGCGCTCGAAGCGGCGCAGGCCCTTGCCGGCGCCGCGCAGTTCCTCACGCAGC
Above is a window of Candidatus Coatesbacteria bacterium DNA encoding:
- a CDS encoding gamma carbonic anhydrase family protein, yielding MPFYQHNGNSPLDQGCLYVAPSADIIGDVELGPEVSVWHGCVLRADLAPIVIGANSNVQDLTVVHVDKDAATIIGRDVTIGHRAVLHACRVGDGSLIGMGAIILDHAEIGAGCLIAAGSLIPPRKKIPAGSMVMGVPGKVVRKLSPEEIEGQRQHAQGYIELARSYLTP